The Toxorhynchites rutilus septentrionalis strain SRP chromosome 3, ASM2978413v1, whole genome shotgun sequence genome includes a region encoding these proteins:
- the LOC129778298 gene encoding C-module-binding factor A-like produces the protein MASSSSGPPGGRATNRYRGRPTQRTSPFWADPLSGDLEILLLRATGEDTLPSNPFLVSKTVAKAGSLESARPQRDDKNRIQYVLSVREKDVIENLLSINKLIDNTPIEIIYHPTLNQRKCVVTCREVLDLKEDELLKELADQKVIEVKRITRKENDLIIATPTLILTIRGTVVPEYINFGFLRAGTRNYYPNPMQCFKCYRFGHTTKRCRRNTPLCKNCGKEHKINISGNKICKSPELCVNCKGDHTSSNRTCPIWVRENNITRIRVDEGISHNEARKKYDLQNNGITYSSVLQDRLNTIQTTVDGCTQCKCQCNSARPNQDNSQSITSGNETESSVDESEEDSEESEEEEMEVPKNIESEEDRQDMQTEEESDNPMEYIEIRNKNKRKISNKGISSEEHKSSDEENKQTKEVQRKRTRNEQTNQINGRNNTHTHTNNKHPHNNNQQSHANTLYHSTPNKNNTNTNNTHTRKVSSPPKGNNKNK, from the coding sequence atggcttccagtagtTCCGGACCTccaggaggccgggctacaaaccgtTACCGTGGAAGACCAACCCAACGGACCAGTCCATTTTGGGCTGACCCACTGAGTGGTGATCTTGAAATTCTTCTATTACGGGCCACAGGGGAAGATACCCTCCCCTCGAACCCCTTTCTTGTAAGCAAGACAGTTGCCAAGGCAGGATCCTTAGAAAGTGCAAGACCACAACGAGACGATAAAAACCGAATTCAATATGTACTCTCAGTAAGAGAAAAGGATGTTATCGAAAATTTACTTTCAATTAACAAGCTAATTGATAACACCCCAATAGAAATTATTTACCATCCGACtctaaatcaacgcaaatgcgttgtcacctGTCGTGAAGTTCTAGATTTAAAGGAAGACGAATTGTTGAAAGAACTAGCCGATCAAAAAGTGATCGAGGTAAAGCGTATCACCAGGAAAGAAAATGATTTGATTATAGCCACACCAACATTAATTCTGaccattcgtggaactgttgttcctgaATATATAAATTTTGGATTTCTTCGAGCAGGGACTAGGAATTATTATCCAAACCCCATGCAATGTTTTAAGTGTTACCGCTTTGGGcacacaacaaaacggtgcagacGAAATACTCCACTCTGCAAAAACTGTGGAAAAgaacacaaaataaatatttccggaaacaaaatttgtaaatccCCTGAACTTTGCGTCAACTGTAAGGGTGATCATACCTCATCCAACAGGACGTGCCCAATATGGGTAAGAGAAAACAACATAACCAGAATAAGAGTAGATGAGGGAATATCTCACAACGAAGCTAGGAAAAAGTATGACCTCCAGAACAATGGAATAACCTATTCCAGTGTGCTGCAGGACAGACTTAATACCATTCAAACAACAGTAGATGGCTGCACTCAATGCAAATGCCAATGTAATTCCGCTAGACCCAATCAGGATAATAGCCAATCCATTACTTCAGGCAATGAAACGGAAAGCTCGGTAGATGAATCTGAAGAAGATTCCGAAgaatcagaagaagaagaaatggaggTACCAAAGAATATAGAATCTGAAGAGGATAGACAGGACATGCAAACCGAAGAGGAATCAGATAATCCAATGGAATACATTGAaattaggaataaaaataaaaggaaaatctcGAACAAAGGAATATCTTCTGAAGAACATAAGTCTTCTGATGAggaaaacaagcaaaccaaagaagtccaacgaaaacggacaaggaacgaacaaacaaatcaaataaatggaagaaacaacacacacacacacaccaacaataaacacccacataacaacaatcaacaatcacatgctaacactctataccactccactccaaataaaaataacactaacacaaataacacacacaccaggaaagtttccagccctccaaagggtaataataaaaacaaataa